A single window of Culicoides brevitarsis isolate CSIRO-B50_1 chromosome 3, AGI_CSIRO_Cbre_v1, whole genome shotgun sequence DNA harbors:
- the LOC134833129 gene encoding diacylglycerol lipase-alpha-like, translating into MPGLVIFRRRWSVGSDDLIVPGIFLFTVHLIWLIILGCVVLIFNFEKEDLCVEYLWIFNIGYISILLVSLLIELGICTLSMRGSILDPEPRELMKYWLYSRIFVMLVDLSWLSLGTYWLYEFYMKCPIEQPKDAMIGTIACNWIVNLTIITTVWCTFDPAGRSWVKMKKYQRSMRESESRFQYKRSGHRNWRQRKVIRAYQDSWNHRCRLMFCCIGTSDRNRNSFADIARLLSDFFRDLDVVPSDVVAGLVLLRKFQKLERDSIIRQRKNDTYEFLSGVPITPRTQFLPLNDNAVYDFFQCVIHYMQYAISAYGWPMYLMTDKTGVMKLCPKLSCYPTCCCCSCCRKPKPSNVEVIEDNCCLCNFAALKSMLNTGDIEVIYATFHVDVGETPFFISIDYTHKKIVISIRGTLSMQDVLTDLNAEGEVLPIEPPRDDWLGHKGMVQAAIYIKDSIEKENLIEKAQLHNLQRNTQTFGLVMVGHSLGAGTAAILAILMKQKYPDLECYSYSPPGGLLSMPVVEYSKSFITSVVVGKDVVPRIGLHQMESLRADLINAITRSVDAKWKTIACSVICCCCGPEPTSVTEMSTKDSNINKYNEQRTTARQSTVHPNDNSIALTLHNPLYPPGRIIHVVRHHPSEDEHKYEKTWRQMLNNEPVYQAIWAQNTDFDEVIISPVMLQDHMPDTVLEALKKVAIVKNNPPSATKLLVREATTIVHSISDTRL; encoded by the exons ctgTACATTTGATTTG GTTAATTATTCTCGGTTGTGTTGTgctaatattcaattttgagaAAGAAGATTTATGCGTTGAATATTTATGGATATTTAATATTGGTTACATATCGATTCTCTTAG TGTCTCTGTTGATCGAATTGGGAATATGCACATTAAGTATGAGAGGTAGCATATTAGATCCTGAGCCAAgagaattaatgaaatattggCTTTATTCTCGGATTT tTGTGATGCTTGTGGATTTATCTTGGCTGAGTTTGGGAACGTATTGGttgtatgaattttatatgaaatgtCCCATAGAACAACCCAAAGATGCAATGATag gtACAATTGCTTGCAATTGGATAGTAAATTTGACAATAATTACAACAGTATGGTGTACTTTTGACCCAGCTGGTCGATCGTGggtcaaaatgaaaaaatatcaacgatCAATGCGTGAGTCTGAATCAAGATTTCAATATAAACGAAGTGGTCATCGAAATTGGAGGCAACGCAAAGTAATTCGTGCTTATCAAGATAGTTGGAATCACCGATGTCGTCTTATGTTTTGTTGTATTGGAACTAGCGATCGCAATCGCAATTCTTTTGCTGACATTGCTCGTTTgttatctgatttttttcgtgactTAGATGTTGTTCCTTCAGATGTTGTCGCTGGTCTGGTTCTTTTACGTAAATTCCAAAAACTTGAACGTGATTCAATTATAAGACAACGCAAAAACGAcacttatgaatttttgagtgGAGTTCCAATTACTCCACGAACTCAGTTCCTGCCATTGAACGATAATGCTGTGTATGACTTTTTTCAATGCGTCATACATTATATGCAATATGCAATAAGTGCATATGGGTGGCCTATGTACTTAATGACAGACAAAACAGGAGTGATGAAATTGTGTCCTAAGTTATCGTGTTATCCtacatgttgttgttgttcatgCTGCAGAAAGCCAAAACCATCAAACGTAGAAGTTATAGAAGACAATTGTTGCTTGTGTAACTTTGCCGCGCTTAAAAGCATGTTAAACACAGGAGAT atcgaAGTTATTTATGCCACTTTTCACGTCGACGTAGGCGAAACTCCATTCTTTATATCCATCGATTACACACATAAAAAGATCGTAATTAGTATTCGTGGTACATTAAGTATGCAAGATGTACTCACAGATTTAAACGCTGAAGGCGAGGTACTACCTATAGAGCCACCTAGAGACGATTGGTTAGGACACAAAGGAATGGTCCAAGCAGcaatttatataaaagatTCAATAGAAAAAGAAAACCTTATTGAGAAAGCTCAGTTACACAATCTCCAACGCAATACTCAGACGTTTGGCCTAGTGATGGTTGGACATTCTTTGGGAGCAGGGACTGCAGCAATATTGGCaatattaatgaaacaaaaatatccaGATTTGGAATGTTACAGTTACTCACCTCCAGGAGGATTACTTAG taTGCCTGTGGTTGAGTATTCCAAGTCATTCATAACATCAGTAGTAGTTGGAAAAGATGTGGTACCTAGAATTGGTTTACATCAAATGGAATCGCTAAGGGCCGATTTGATCAATGCAATAACTAGGAGTGTAGATGCAAAA tGGAAGACTATAGCTTGCTCTGTcatctgttgttgttgtggccCAGAGCCTACTTCCGTCACAGAAATGTCAACCAAAGATTCcaacattaataaatataatgaacAAAGAACTACTGCACGACAAAGTACCGTCCATCCAAATGACAACTCAATAGCTTTAACTTTACACAATCCATTATATCCACCAGGACGCATAATTCATGTTGTGAGACATCATCCTTCCGAAGATGA gcACAAGTACGAGAAGACTTGGAG GCAAATGTTAAATAACGAACCTGTATATCAAGCAATATGGGCACAGAACACAGATTTTGATGAAGTTATTATTTCACCTGTGATGCTACAGGACCATATGCCAGATACTGTATTGGAAGCACTTAAGAAA GTCgccattgtaaaaaataatcctCCTTCTGCCACTAAATTACTCGTACGAGAAGCGACGACCATAGTTCATAGCATAAGTGATACTAG GTTGTAA
- the LOC134835336 gene encoding uncharacterized protein LOC134835336, translated as MPTSEATTVQFNRTFVNYNDALSQSNPPSYNNSSSITVNGGHKPNNLSLNDSRLKKIYSVVGDTIGMAPLASPESLSEMSSVSSLQNGDYTPEEKHLLSDFESQMHTPKILRRAPKINAPLSNIDWKTIEEYQTLGQVFFTNPKKVPSNDDLNSSDIMIDDTFDYTNFNKHQFEMYRKHESSRSDNSLDETEQFANNSTKLGMSDSAIHNRKSNALAIEIGIVKGANTVSSSGTYASAVSSLSGLQNYSNGRLVTKMNVFEEEEYFMSRVTPEGVIESHFPVYHDFHEGPDYRFDSKNKASNFEINSNSCSTIGNESLPLLANLNERTVNVTNAANYVRRKKYVYPIGRSAAVHGSPSYRVSSSTVSPKFSRSSQSINKNESSV; from the coding sequence ATGCCTACAAGCGAAGCCACAACTGTGCAATTTAATAGGACGTTTGTGAATTATAATGACGCGCTATCGCAATCAAATCCTCCTTCATATAATAATTCGTCAAGCATCACTGTAAATGGAGGTCACAAACCAAATAATTTGAGTTTAAATGATTCCagattaaaaaagatttattctGTGGTTGGAGATACAATTGGAATGGCCCCATTGGCTAGTCCTGAAAGTCTTTCTGAAATGTCAAGTGTAAGTAGTTTGCAAAATGGTGATTATACGCCCGAAGAGAAGCATCTTCTATCAGATTTTGAATCTCAAATGCACACTCCTAAAATACTAAGGCGTGCTCCCAAAATAAATGCTCCGCTTTCTAACATTGATTGGAAAACCATAGAGGAGTATCAGACGCTTGGTCaggtattttttacaaatccaAAAAAAGTGCCTTCCAATGATGACCTAAATTCATCAGATATCATGATAGATGACACATTTGactatacaaattttaataaacatcaGTTTGAAATGTATCGAAAACATGAGAGTTCAAGGTCAGATAACAGCCTTGATGAGACAGAGCAATTCGCAAATAATAGTACAAAATTAGGGATGAGTGATAGCGCCATACATAATCGAAAGTCCAACGCACTCGCTATTGAAATTGGAATTGTGAAAGGCGCAAATACAGTTTCTAGTAGTGGAACTTATGCTAGTGCAGTATCATCGCTAAGTGGTTTACAAAACTATAGTAATGGTAGATTAGTCACGAAAATGAATGTgtttgaagaagaagagtaTTTCATGAGCCGAGTTACGCCAGAAGGCGTAATTGAATCTCATTTCCCAGTTTATCATGACTTTCACGAAGGACCAGACTATAGGTTTGATAGTAAAAATAAAGCTtcgaattttgaaataaacagTAACAGTTGCAGCACAATTGGCAATGAGTCTCTTCCTTTGTTGGCTAACTTAAATGAGCGTACGGTGAATGTCACGAATGCTGCCAACTATGTACGAAGGAAAAAGTATGTATACCCAATAGGAAGAAGTGCAGCCGTTCATGGTTCGCCGAGTTATAGAGTAAGTTCATCAACTGTGTCACCGAAATTCTCCAGGTCTAgtcaatcaattaataaaaacgaaaGTAGCGTATAA
- the LOC134834593 gene encoding ribosomal protein S6 kinase delta-1 — MASHQEKWIFSFAITETQVQKNYTTYKITSIIIPKNTPEALSCITVNKRFREVCKFYKEICRKACEAKIDLTKIPKLKNSTYFKRFSPEVIEERKNYIISLLNFIGDNPVLYRSEAFVKFFDTSLTTSCYIGEDRIDCGDELSVKTFLTDDLNNEETTFAAKELDRVMTKTFSERLSSDPDTNILIERLTEEVSLEKNIEDSRITDIEQRLKQLKEDSSFDYIYEAALKFTEAVESDALGSYQKAFDSYKYGIDILLCGVKNDSDVGRKKIVAWIILLRFN; from the exons atggCAAGCCATCaggaaaaatggattttttcttttgctataACCGAAAcacaagttcaaaaaaattacactacTTATAAAATAACATCAATCATCATTCCAAAGAATACACCGGAGGCTTTATCATGTATCACAGTCAATAAGCGTTTTCGTGAAGTTTGCAAATTCTATAAGGAAATTTGTCGTAAAGCTTGCGAGGCCAAAATCGATTTAACAAAGATTCCTAAACTGAAAAATAGCACTTACTTCAAACGATTCTCGCCGGAGGTAATTGAAGagcgaaaaaattacattataagtttgttgaattttattggAGACAACCCAGTTCTTTATCGATCAGAAGcatttgtaaagttttttgataCTTCGTTAACAACGAGTTGTTACATTGGAGAAGATAGAATTGATTGTGGAGATGAACTTAGtgttaaaacttttctgacaGATGACTTGAACAACGAAGAAACGACTTTTGCTGCAAAAGAGTTAGATCGAGTGatgacaaaaacattttcagaaCGGTTATCAAGTGATCCAGACACAAATATCTTAATCGAACGTTTAACTGAAGAAGTATcattagagaaaaatattgaagacaGTAGGATTACCGATATCGAGCAAAGATTGAAACAGCTTAAAGAAGATAGTTCATTTGATTATATTTATGAAGCAGCATTAAAGTTTACAGAAGCAGTTGAGAGCGACGCACTAGGATCTTACCAAAAAGCATTTGATTCATACAAGTATGGAATAGATATATTGCTATGCGGAGTTAAAAACGATTCAGACGTAGGACGTAAGAAAATT GTGGCTTGGATTATTTTGCTGAGATTCAATTAG
- the LOC134833859 gene encoding scoloptoxin SSD14-like, protein MCVTSKVFKHDKNQSLTHIKMTMKREFLFTLLVVSLAVITAVITNASLRSRTSNNSYQTKKGKAAVVANGLECSNIGAMILRSNGSAVDAAIATLLCDGVTCPQSTGLGGGFFMTIYTKATNLLETLDAREVAPLASSEDMFVTNPDSAKLGALSVAVPGELKGYYEAHKKYGKLPWESLLRPVVKLCNEGHIVSYYLAKVLKTRETQILNEPSLREVFINPETNQTWREGDILKRPKLAETLQKIANEGADALYSKNGTLLKTFVDDIKYFGGIITEEDLVSYSVEWGSPDKALLQNGEKELTLHSHGLPGAGSILTLILHIINGYKLDESSLSYHRIIESFKFGYALRTKLADKRFVEGIDELVKNLTDPNYANILRSKIDDTQTFDSYKHYGAEFSAIEDYGTAHISVLAENGDAVSATGTINLIMGAMLRSPSTGIMLNDEMDDFSTPNTINEFGIPASPANFIKPGKKPLSSMVPSILLNKNGSVRLVIGAAGGSKITTSVAYVILHHIFLNQTLDAALKKKRLHHQLVPYHIQYEEGFDENLLEELKMYKHKLQEVSSEAGFAAVVAISIDDDGTISASYDPRRGGSITIID, encoded by the exons aTGTGCGTAACGTCGAAAGTCTTCAAGcatgataaaaatcaatctCTAACTCACATCAAAATGACTATGAAGAGAGAGTTTTTGTTCACATTATTAGTTGTTTCATTAGCAGTAATAACTGCGGTTATCACAAACGCTTCATTGAGATCAAGAACTTCTAATAATAGCTATcagacaaaaaaaggaaaggcTGCGGTTGTTGCCAATGGTCTCGAGTGTTCAAATATAGGAGCAATGATTTTAAGGAGCAATGGAAGTGCAGTGGATGCTGCAATAGCTACTTTACTTTGTGATGGTGTAACATGCCCTCAAAGCACAGGACTAGGAGGTGGATTTTTCATGACAATATACACAAAAGCTACAAATTTACTAGAAACACTAGATGCGAGAGAAGTCGCACCATTAGCTAGCTCAGAAGACATGTTCGTTACAAATCCAGATTCTGCTAAATTAGGAGCATTGTCTGTGGCAGTGCCTGGTGAACTCAAAGGGTACTATGAAGCgcacaaaaaatatggaaaattacCTTGGGAATCGCTTTTACGTCCAGTGGTAAAGTTGTGTAATGAGGGGCATATAGTGTCTTACTATTTGGCGAAAGTATTAAAGACAAGAgaaactcaaattttgaatgagcCATCATTACGGGAAGTTTTCATTAATCCAGAAACAAATCAAACGTGGAGAGAAGGAGATATTTTAAAACGACCAAAGTTAGCGGaaactttgcaaaaaattgcaaatgaaGGAGCAGATGCACTGTACTCGAAAAATGGAACTCTGTTGAAAACTTTTGTTGatgacataaaatatttcggAGGAATAATCACTGAAGAAGATTTAGTATCATATAg tgTCGAATGGGGATCTCCAGATAAAGCACTTCTTCAAAATGGCGAAAAAGAACTTACACTTCACTCCCATGGATTACCTGGTGCAGGCAGTATCTTGACTTTGATCTTACACATTATTAATGGTTACAAATTAGATGAAAGTTCCTTAAGTTATCATAGAATTAtagaaagttttaaatttggaTACGCCCTAAGAACCAAACTAGCGGATAAACGTTTTGTTGAAGGCATCGATGAG ttggtcaaaaatttaacagacCCAAACTATGCCAATATTCTTCGGTCGAAGATTGATGACACTCAAACTTTCGATAGTTACAAACATTATGGAGCGGAATTTAGTGCTATTGAAGATTATGGTACTGCTCACATTTCGGTGTTGGCCGAGAATGGCGATGCTGTTTCGGCCACCGGAACAATCAACTTGAT aatGGGTGCCATGCTTCGTTCTCCTTCAACAGGTATAATGCTAAATGATGAAATGGACGACTTTTCAACACCAAACACCATTAATGAGTTTGGAATTCCAGCATCTCCTGCAAACTTCATAAAGCCTGGAAAGAAACCCCTTTCGAGTATGGTTCCTtccattttattgaataaaaacggATCCGTTCGACTTGTTATTGGAGCTGCAGGGGGGTCTAAAATTACGACGAGTGTTGCATATGTTATTTTACATCATATTTTCCTAAATCAGACTTTAGATGCagcattgaagaaaaaaagattacATCATCAACTAGTTCCGTATCACATCCAATATGAAGAaggatttgatgaaaatctttTGGAAGAACTGAAAATGTACAAACACAAACTACAAGAAGTATCTTCAGAAGCAGGATTTGCTGCGGTGGTTGCGATTTCAATAGACGATGATGGCACAATAAGTGCATCTTATGACCCTAGAAGAGGTGGAAGTATCACTATTATTGATtag